In Rhodanobacter humi, the genomic stretch CACTTCCAGAATACGGCCGGGGAAAGCGCGCTGCCAATGCGCGATCAGGCGGTCGAATAGCGCGTAGTAGCGGCCGGTATCGAGCAGATCGAACGAATAAGCGTAGTACGGCGACGACGGGGCAAACAGCTGGCGGAAGTTGCTGAGGCAGGTATCCAGCGGATCGCGGCGCAGGCAGACGATCTTTGCGTTCGGCAGCGCGCGGGCGATCCAGCCCGCATACAGGAAGTTGTGCGGAAGCTTGTCGATGAAACGCGGCGTGTGGCCTGTGGCCGGGCGTGTGCTGGTGAGGTAGTCCGCGCCCACGGCGGCCCAGTCCAGATCGCGTGCGCACTCGATGGTGTCAGTATCGAGCAGCAGCGGCGTGCGGCTGCCCGAGGCGCGCTTCAGCGCCACGCCGAAATTCATCAGTTCGCCGGCCGAGTGCACGTCGGGATGGCTGGAGATGATGCGTTCCACCAGGGTGGTGCCGCTGCGCGGCATGCCGATAACGAAGATCGGTTCATGCGAGGCGTGGCCGGGCGTGGCGATCTGCGGCTCGGGAAACGCCGCCGCGATCGTTGCGAACAGCGCCTCGTCCTGCTCGATGCGATAGCCGCGGCCCTTGCCGGCGGCGGCTTTGCCTAGCGTGTAATGCGCGAAGGCGGCTGGGTAGTCCGCGCAGTCCTCGCACTCCTTGGCCAGCGCCATGTGCAGGTAGATCTGTGCTTCCTGGTCGTCGTCGCGGCCGGCCAGTAGGGCTTCCATGCGTGCGATGTGGTTGCTGTCTGCGGTTTGCCGGCGCAACTGCGCCAGGGTGAGGTGGGCCTTCCACCAGCGCGGGTCGACCCGGATGCAGGACTCCAACTCGGCTTCGGCGGATGCGAGTTCGCCGGTCGCCACCAGTGCGGTGGCGAGGTTGAAGCGATGGGGCGCGTGTTCCGGCGTGAGCTCCACGGCGCGTCGGAATGCCGTGACGGCCTCGGCGTGGGCATGGTTCTGGGTGAAGATCACGCCCAGCGTGTCCAGCGTGGCGGCGTCGGTGGGCGCCAGCGCCATCGCGCGATCTGCCGCCTCGCGCGCCTCGCGGGTCATCTTGACCAAGGTCAGCGCCTTGGCAAATTGCACGGCGAAGTCCGCCCGTCGCGGCTCGAGTTCGGCGGCGAGATGCAGATGGGAGAGCGCCATCGGCATGTTCTGCAGCTCCGTCTCGGCCACACCGGCGATGTAGCGCAGCAGCGGGTGCCGTGGCATCTGGGGCAACAGGTGGTTGGCCAGTTGCCGTGTTCGTAGCCAGTCGCGCCGATTGAAGGCCTGGCTGAGTTCGGCGAGCGGCGGCGTGGTGTCGGTCATCAGGTAGGGTTGTCAAGGCGGAAAGGCTAACGTTACCGCGTGCGGCGCGGGGGCGGCGAGACGCCTCAGACCGTCGATTCGATTCCGGCCGCGCGCAGCAGGATGCGCAGTGGCTCCAGCTCGTGTTCGTAGTGATGCCAGCGACCGACCGAGGAACGGAACATCGGCTGTCGTACCTGCAGGCTGCTTGCGGTGGCCACCGGAGCGGCGTTGCGCTCGAAGCGCAGGCAGGCGTCGTGCCAGCCCAGGCCGCAGTGTTCCAGCAGGTGGCGGGTCTCGGCTTCCTGGTTTTCGACCAAGGCTTCGTAGCGTAGTTCGAGGATGCGCCCCGGTAACAGCTTTCGCCAATGCGCCATCAACCGGTCGAACAGGATGTAGTAGCGCCCCGTGTCGAGCAGATCGAACGTGTGGTGGTAGTAAGGCAGCTTCTCCGCGAACAGCTGGCGGAAATTGCCCAGGCAGGTGTCCAACGGGTCGCGCCGCAGGCAGACCAGCTTCGCGTTCGGCAGTGCATGGGCGATGAACCCCGCGTAGAGGAAATTGAACGGGAACTTGTCGACGAAGCGCGGCGTGTGTCCGGTGCCGGGGCGTGTGCTGGCGAGATAGTCCGAGCCCAGTCGCCGCCAGTCGAGTCCGCGTGTGTGTGCGGCCGGATCGGGATCGAGCCAGAACGGCGCCGAGCTGTTCCAGGCGCGGCGCACCGCCATGCCGAAGTTCTGCAACTCGCCCGCGGCATGCACGTCCGGATGGCTGGAAAGAATCCGTTCCACCAGGGTAGTGCCGCTGCGTGGCAGACCGAACACGAAGATCGGCTCCGTGCTGGGCTCGGCGTGTGCGAATGATGTCGGCTCGGGAAACGTGTGTTCCATGGTGGTGAAGATCGCGGCGTCCTGCTCCGGCGAGTAGTCGATCGTTTCGCGGCCGGCAGCGTTGCCTTGCATGTAGTGGGTGAATGCCTGCGGATACTCGCCGAGGTCCTCGTGCTCCTTGGCCAATGCGAAATGCAGGCAGAGACGCGCCTCGCGATTGCTGGCGTGTTGCGCCAGCAAGGCTTGCAGGCGCGGTACGTGCTGCCCGGCCAGCGTCTGTTTGCGCAGGTTCGACAAGGCCAGGTGTGCGCGCCAGAACTGCGGATCCATAGCCAAGCAAGTTTCGATCTCGCGTTCGGCGCCCAAAGAGTCGCCGGCGTGCGCCAAGGCGGTGGCCAGGTTGTAGCGGCGAGAGGGCTGTACGGGATCAAGCGACGCGGCTTGTCTGAAGGCGTCGGCCGCGGCAGTGTGAGCAAGCGATTCCGCATAGACGTTGCCAAGCAGGTCGAGCGTCCGGGCGTCATTCGGGCCGAGCGCCATGGCCCGGTCGGCGGCCGCTTTCGCCGCACTTCCTTGTCGTGCCGTGGCGAGGGCACGCGCATAGTTTGCGGCGAATTCCACGCGTGCGGGGTCCAGTTCAGTGGCGCGACGGAGATGCTGCAGGGAATGCAGCAGATCGCGCTGCTCCAGGTGCGCGATGCCGACGAGGTAATGAACCCCGGCGTGCTGCGTTGCCAGCGGCAACAGCGGGGAGGCGAGTGCGAGCACTCTCGGCCAGTCGCGTCGGTTGAACGCAGCAACGAGCTGTGCGTAGAGCTGCTCGGGATAGGTCATGGCTTCCGGGCTTCGCGGCGGTCGGTCGGATGAATCTGGCTGCCCATCGCTGCAGTGTAGCGCCGCGGAATCAGTGTGCCATCGCGATCGTCCCGGCAAGACGCCTCACTCCGCCTTCCCGATGCCGGCCCCGGCCAGCAGCCAGCGCAGGTCGCGCAACTGGGTCTCGTAGTGTCGCCAATGCCCCACGGCGTCGCGATAGATCGGCACACGTACCTGCCAGGCGTTGGGTGTGTTGACCGGCGTGGTGTTGCTTTCCGAGCGCAGGCAGGCGTCGTTCCAGGGCAGCTCGCAGAAGTCCAGCAGTTCGCGTGCGGTGGCTTCCGTATTCTCGACCAGCGACTCGTACTGCACCTCGTGGATGCGTCCGGGCAGCACCTGGCGCCAGTGCGCCAGCAGGCGGTCGAACTGGATGTAGTAGCGGCCGATGTCGTCGAGGCCGAAGGAGTAGTCGTAGAACCCCGATGTCTGCTCGAACAGGTGGCGGAAGTTGCCGATGCAGGCGTCCAGTGGGTCGCGGCGCAGGCAGACGATTTTCGCGTTCGGCAGCGCGCGGGCGATGAAGCCGGCGTAGAGGAAGTTGTGCGGCATCTTGTCGATGAAGCGCGGCGTTTCTCCCGTGACCGGTCGCGTGCTGGCGAGATAGGCCGCGCCCAGTTGCTGCCAGTCGACATGGCGGGTGCGGGCGGCGATGTCCGCTTCGCCCAGCAGCGCGGCGGGACAACCGGAGGCCCGCTGCAGCAGGGTGGGGAAGTTCTGCAGCTCGCCGGTGGAACACACGTCGGGGTGGCTGGAGAGGATGCGGTCCAGCAAGGTGGTGCCGGTGCGCGGCAGGCCGATGATGAAGATCGGTTCGCGCGTGGGGTCGCCCGTGGCGGTTTCCGCATCGGCGGCGGGAAAGGCGCGGATCAGCGCATCGAACATCGCCTCGTCGCGCGCGAACGCATAGGGCCGCATGCGCCGGCCGGCCGCCTTGCCGAGCGTGTAGTGCTTGAACGCGGCTGGATAGTCGGCGAGGTCGTCGCATTCCTTGCCCAGCGCGATGTTGAGCAGGAGCTGCGCGCCGGGATCGTCGCCGTGGCGTTGCAGCAGTTCGTGCAGCCGTGCGATGTGGTTGTGCTCAATGGTTTGCCGTTGCAGCTGGGCGAGCAACAGGTGCGCGTACCAATGGCGCGGTTCGAGCCGGATGCAGGCTTCCAGCTCCTGCTCGGCGCCTTCGGTGTCTCCCAGCGCATTCAGGGCGTAGGCGAGGTTGAGGCGGGCGATCGCGTGCTCGGGCGACAGCGCCACGGCGCGGCGGAAGGCGTTGGCCGATTGCATCAGGGCGTTGGCGTGCCGGTAGACCATGCCCAGCGTGTCCAGGGTCATCGCGTCGTTGGGCGACAGGGTCATCGCGCGATCCGCGACCAGGCGCGCCTCGCGGAACCGGCGTGTCTGCGCCAGCGCCTTCGCGTATTGCGCGACGTAGTCGGCGCGACGCGGTTCCAGGTGGGTGGCCTTCAGCAGGTGCTCCAGCGCCTTCTGAAGCTGCTGCACCTGCTGCGTCTGCATGCAGGCGATGCCGACCATGAAATGCACGCGCGCGTCGTTCGGCGCGATGGTCAGCAACTGCGCGGCGCGCTGCTGCACCCGCGGCCAGTCGTTCTGGTTGAAGGCGGCGACGAGCTTGGTATAAGCCCGGGTCGAGTCGATCACGGTATTCCCCCTGGCGCCGGGGCAGAGAGGCGGCCGGACGCCATCCACACAATGAAAGGCAGGCGTCCGGTCGTCAACTAGGCGCCCGCGAGCATCGCCTTGATCCGCGCCATGTGCGATTCGGCCGTCTCGCGGGTCATTTCCTTGTCCGCCTCGGGGTCCTTGCCCTGCCAGTGCAGGTCGCCCTGCGGCAGCTCGTGCAGGAAGCGGCTGGGCTGGTTGCTGTGCACCTCGCCGTAGCGCTTGGTCCTGGCCGACCACGACAGCGTGAGCAGTTCCTTGGCGCGGGTGATGCCCACGTACATCAGCCGACGTTCCTCGTCGATGCGGCCCTCGTCGATCGCGCCGTCGTGGGGCAGGGTGCCGTCCTCGCAGCCCACGATGAAGACGAAGCGGAACTCCAGGCCCTTGGCCGCGTGCAAGGTCATCATGCGCACTGCGTTGCCGGGGTCGTCGCGGTCGGCGTGTGAAAGCAGGGCGAGCTGGGCGGCGAGGTCGCCGGCGCTGTCGCCCTTCTGCATCGCGCGGAACCAGTCGGTGAGCTCGCGCAGGTTGCCGAGCTTGCGCTCGCGCACGGAGACATCGGGCGTGGCGGCAGCGAGCTGCGCCGCGTAGCCGGTGCGCTTCAGGAGGCGGTCGACCAGGTCGGCCGCGCCCTCGTGCAGCGCGGCACTGCGCAGTTCGTCCATCAGCTCGGAGAAACCCGCCAGCGCGGCGGCCGGACGCGGCGAGAGCTGGCGCAGCACGGCGTCGCTGCGGGTGGCTTCGAGCAGCGAGCAGTGCTTCGTCTGCGCGAACTGGCCCAGCTTTTCCAGCGTGGTGGCGCCGATCTCGCGCTTCGGCACGTTCACCACGCGCAGGAAGGCGGCGTCGTCGCTGGGATTGGTCAGCAGGCGCAGATAGCACAGCACGTCCTTCACCTCGGCGCGGTCGAGGAAGGAGAGTGCACCAGTGAGGTGGTAGGGAATGCGCGCGAGCCGCAGCGCCTTCTCCAGCGGCCGCGCCTGGAAATTGCCGCGGTAGAGGATCGCGATGTCGTGCCAGCGCGCCTTGTGCTTCTCGGCCAGGGTGGCGGCGATCGAGGCGATCTTCTCGGCCTCGTGCTCGGCCTCCTTGCACTCCAGCACGCGGATCGGCGCGCCTTCCGGGTGCTCGCTCCACAGCTTCTTCTCGTGCGCGTGCGGATTGTTCGCGATCAGCGCGTTCGCCGCGCGCAGGATGCGCTTGCCGCAGCGGTAGTTCTGCTCCAGCTTGATCACGCGCAGGTTCGGCCAGTCGCGGCCGAGCTGGTCGATGTTCTCGGGGTTCGCGCCGCGCCAGGCGTAGATGCTCTGGTCGTCGTCGCCCACGCAGGTGATGCGGCCGCGCTCGCCGGTCAGTGCCTTGAGCAGGCGGTACTGCGCGTCGTTGGTGTCCTGGTATTCGTCCACCAGCAGATAGCGCAGGCGCTCGCGCCAGGCGGCGCGGCAGTCGTCGTCCGCTTCCAGGATGCGCAGCGGAAGGCGTATCAGGTCGTCGAAATCGACGGCGTTGAAGGCGCTCAGGCGCGCCTGGTACATCTCGTAGATGGTGGCCGCCTCCAGCTCGCGCGGACTGCGAGCGGCGGCCAGCGCCTCCTCCGGCGTGAGGCCGGCGTTCTTGGCGCGGCCCAGCAGGTTGCGCAGGCCGAACAGCACGTCGGGCTTGGCGCCCTTCGGCGCCAGCTCCTTGACGATGCCCTCGCTGTCGTCGGCGTCCAGCACCGAGAAGCCCCGGCGCAGGCCGGCGCGCGCGTGCTCGATCTGCAGGAACTTCAGACCCAGCGCGTGGAAGGTGCACACGGTGAGCGCGGCGGCGTCCTCGCTCGACACCAGCTTGCCCACGCGCTCGCGCATCTCGCGCGCGGCCTTGTTGGTGAAGGTGATCGCGGCGATCTTCGACGCCGCCAGCTTCCGCCGCTGGACCAGATGGGCGATCTTCTGCGTGATCACGCTGGTCTTGCCCGAGCCGGCGCCCGCCAGCACCAGCAGCGGGGTGTCGCAGTGTTCGACGGCGGCCAGTTGTTGCGGGTTGAGCATGGAGCGAAGGCGATGTGGGGCGGCGGCCGATGGTAGCAGAGGGATCGGTGGCGGCCCGGCGGGTTACCATGCGCGATCCGGCACCCGGCGCATACCCATGGCCAAGCTCTATTTCTATTACTCGGCAATGAATGCCGGCAAGACCACCACCCTGCTGCAGAGTGCGTACAACTACCACGAGCGCGGCATGCGCACGCTGATTCTGAAGCCGGATATTGATACGCGCGAGCATGACAGACCCCCATCCGGCCCTGCGGGCCACCTTCCCCCGCAGGCGGGGGAAGGGAAACAGACGCAGCCTGCGGCTGCGGACACCACGATGGTGGCCTCGCGCATCGGCCTGAAGGCGAACGCGCGGCGCTTCGCCGGCGAGGAGAACCTGTTCGCCCTGGTCGAGGCCGACATCGCGGCGCACGGCACGCTGAACTGCGTGTTCGTGGACGAGGCGCAATTCCTCGCCCGGGCGCAGGTGTGGCAGCTTTCCGACGTGGTGGACAAGCTGCGCGTGCCGGTGCTGGCCTACGGTCTGCGCACCGACTTCCGCGGCGAACTGTTCGAAGGCAGCCGTTATCTGCTGGCCTGGGCCGACGAGCTGCAGGAGATCAAGACGATCTGCCATACCGGCAGCAAGGCCACCATGGTGGTGCGCGTGGACGAGCAGGGCCGTGCGGTCACCGACGGCCCACAGGTTGAGATCGGCGGCAACGACCGCTATGTCTCGGTGAGCCGCGCCGAGTTCAAGAAGATCACTGAAGGCCACGGCCGCATCGAGCTGCAGCAGAGCGTGCTGCCGCTACAAAATCCGCGCCCCGCGGATTTTGAAAACAAGTAACGAGCTTCGGCTCTACCCGGCATTGAATGCTTCCACCAAAAATCGCCTTCCGACCCCAGGCAACCCGATGACCGAAACCCAGCAAACCCCCGAGTGGCCACGCCCCTACTGGCAACCCGGCGCCGGCGAGGACGCGCTGCTGCAGTTCTACGTGTTCGGCAAGTTCGAGCGCGAGCTGGTGATCCCCGCGCAGCGCTACGGCAGCCCCGGCCTGCCCGCGGGCGTGGAGCTCAAGCGCTTCCAGAACCTCGAACTGCGCAAGTGGGAGGGTTATCCGCTCAACGGCTCGCTGGGCGAGATCCTGCGCGAGGATGCGCCGGAAACCTTCGAGCAGGCACGCATCGCGCCCGAGGTGCTGGTGGTGCGCGGGCAGCTGGCCGATCGCGCCAGCCTGGACTACCTGCGCGACACCCTGGGTGTGCTTGCCGCCCTGCTCGACATCGGCGGCCGCGCGATCCTCGACCCGCAGATTCTCGGCCTGTTCGGCGCCGAGGCGTGGCGCGAGCGCTACCTGGTGCCGGGCGGCGCGCCGCCGCGCAACCACGTGTTGATCCTGCGCAGCGAGGAGCCGGGCAGCGACCGTTCCTGGGTGCACACCCGCGGCATGCGCAAGTTCGGCCGCCCCGACCTCAGCTTCCGCCAGATCCCCGCGCACGAGCTGGATCGCGCTGGCGTGCTGTGCGAGAAGCTGGTCGAGATGCAGGCGCTGGGCACCCGCTTCGTGGCGGGCCAGGCGCTGGAAGTGGAAGGCATGCCGCAGGCGCTGGTCGCGCAGCCGGGCGGTCGCCTCGACGATCCCGAGTTCAACAACCGGCACGTGGAATTCCGCTGGCCGTTTTGAACAGGTTCTCAGGAAACCCGGCTGACGGTGGGGTAGCTCACCAGCTTGGGCAGGGTCAGCATGGCTGCGAACCAGCCGCCGTCCATCTCGCGTTCGACCGGTAGCCGCCGCAACGCGTAGCGATCGATCGCGTGCGCTGGGTTGGTGCCGCAGATGTAGCTGCATGCCGCGCGGTAGCCGGCCGCCATGGCTGCCTCGACCACCCGCGCGTCGAACGAGGCATCGCCGCCGACCGGGTAGGAGAGCAGCGTGACGGGCGCGCCGAGTTCGCGTTCCAGCGTGGCCCGGGAGTCGCGCAGTTCCGCTTCCAGCGCGGGCTGGGGCAGCTTGGCCAGCATGCGGTGATGCACGCCGTGCGAGCCGATCTCGCAGCCGGCCGCGTGCATTTCGCGCAACTGCGCCCAGCTCATCGGGCGGCAGTCGGCATGGCCGGCCGCGGAGGGCAGGTCCCAGGCCTGCTCCAGGCGTGCGATCAGCGCCATCTGGTGGTCGTCGTCGAGATCCTTCAGCCGATCCAGCACGTGCTGCGCCAGGTCCCGGCGCGCCGCGCGGTCAGTCGGCATGGACCGCGCCAGGTCCAGTTCGGGCAGCGCCAGCTCGCCGACCGGCGCGCGCAGGATCATGTGCACCAGCCAGTCGTAGGCAAAGGGGCGGCCGCTGTCGATGTGCCCGGTGGAGACGAAGAAGGCGGCCGGTATCTCCAGTTCGCGCAGGACGGGAAAGGCGTGGTGGTAGTTGTCGTCGTAGCCGTCGTCGAAGGTCACCACCACCGCGTCGGGTGGCAGCCGCTCGCCGGCGTCGATCGCCGCCACCACCTGTCCCAGCGACATCGGCCGGAAGCGCCGCTTGAGCAGCTGCATCTGCTGCCGGAAGCACTCTGCCGAGGCACTGACCAGGCCAAGGTCGAAGTCGAAGCGGTCCGGCGCCACGGTCAGCACGCGGTGATAGGCCAGCAGTCGCAGGTCCCGGTACAGGCAACGGCGTGCCTGTTGCAGCAGGCGCAGCAGGCCGGCGTGATGGCACAGCCGGCCCAGGTGTCCGCGCAGGCCGAACGGCGTTTCGCGATGTCCGGCGTGATTCAGCATGGCGCCTGTGCCGGGCGATCGGCCCGGTCGGGCGCCGCCGACCGGTTCCGGGCGTGCCCGCTTCGGTCGATGGCGCGGCACGGGCCTGCACGCCGGCCCGCCGGCGAGGCGCCGTGGCCCGACATGGCGATGAGTGCTTCCTGCATCACGTCGTGTGACACGTCGACGAACCCCCTGGCCGACTGCCGCCCGCCTGCCGGCAAGCGGACTACCCCTGTCCAAAGTGTGATGTAAATCACGCTTTCTTGATGCATTCTATAGGCACAGACACGTGTCCGGGGAAGCGCCTGCGCAACCGGCCGCGGCACATGGGGTAGGGGGCCACCATGCCGACCAGGTCATTGATCGCATCGGTTTCCCATGGCTGGCTGGCGCCGACCATGGGTGGCGGGAGTGTGGCCGCATCGGCAGGAATCGGGCATGCGCTGCAGCCGTCACCCGCGATCGGTCGGGCGCGGCCCTGAGGAAACGAAGCGATGTGCGGCATAGCCGGTTTCCTCGGTCCCCCGGATGCACCCGCCGCGGCGCAGGCCACGCTGCAGCGGATGATCCGCACCCTGCACCATCGCGGGCCGGACGGCTACGGCTTCCATGTCGACGGCGGCGCCGGGCTCGCGCACGCGCGGCTGGCAGTGATCGACCTGGCCACCGGGGCGCAGCCGATCGCGAACGAACGGCGCAACGTGTGGACGGTGTTCAACGGCGAGATCTTCAACTACCGCAGCCTGCGCGCGGAGCTGCAGCAGCGCGGCCACCGCTTCGCCACGGCGTCGGACACCGAGGTGATCGTGCACCTGTACGAGGAGCACGGTGACCGGTTCGTCGAGCACCTCAACGGCCAGTTTGCGATCGCGCTGTGGGACGCCGAGCGGCAGCGCCTGGTGCTGGCGCGCGACCGCTGCGGCGTGCGGCCGCTGTACCACGTGCGCGCGGGCGGCCGGCACTGGTTTGCCTCGGAGATCAAGGCGCTGCTCGCCGTGCGCCCGGAGCTGGCGCGGCTCGATCCGCAGGGGCTGGCGCAGGCCTTCACGTTCTGGGGGCCGATCGAGCCGGGCAGCGTGTTCGCCGGCGTCGAGTGCCTGCCGCCGGGGCATCTGCTGGCGATCGAGGGCGACGGTCGCGAGACGCTGAGCCGCTACTGGGACTGGTCGTTTCCCGAGCAAGGCGCGCCGCAGCGGCGCTGGCAGTCGGTGGAGCAGGCCGCCGGCGAACTGCGCGAGCTGCTCGCCGATGCCGTGCGCCTGCGCCTGCAGGCCGACGTGCCGCTGGGCGCCTATCTCAGCGGCGGGCTGGATTCCTCCGCCGTGGTGGCGTTGATGCGCGAGGCGGGCGCGGCATCGACGCGCACGTTCTCGATCGCCTTCGA encodes the following:
- a CDS encoding tetratricopeptide repeat-containing sulfotransferase family protein translates to MTDTTPPLAELSQAFNRRDWLRTRQLANHLLPQMPRHPLLRYIAGVAETELQNMPMALSHLHLAAELEPRRADFAVQFAKALTLVKMTREAREAADRAMALAPTDAATLDTLGVIFTQNHAHAEAVTAFRRAVELTPEHAPHRFNLATALVATGELASAEAELESCIRVDPRWWKAHLTLAQLRRQTADSNHIARMEALLAGRDDDQEAQIYLHMALAKECEDCADYPAAFAHYTLGKAAAGKGRGYRIEQDEALFATIAAAFPEPQIATPGHASHEPIFVIGMPRSGTTLVERIISSHPDVHSAGELMNFGVALKRASGSRTPLLLDTDTIECARDLDWAAVGADYLTSTRPATGHTPRFIDKLPHNFLYAGWIARALPNAKIVCLRRDPLDTCLSNFRQLFAPSSPYYAYSFDLLDTGRYYALFDRLIAHWQRAFPGRILEVRYEDLVESQEASSRQLLEFCGLSWHDDCLRFERNAAPVNTASAVQVRKPVYRNALQRWRKYEPLLDGLRDVLDGRGIALPD
- a CDS encoding tetratricopeptide repeat-containing sulfotransferase family protein, producing MTYPEQLYAQLVAAFNRRDWPRVLALASPLLPLATQHAGVHYLVGIAHLEQRDLLHSLQHLRRATELDPARVEFAANYARALATARQGSAAKAAADRAMALGPNDARTLDLLGNVYAESLAHTAAADAFRQAASLDPVQPSRRYNLATALAHAGDSLGAEREIETCLAMDPQFWRAHLALSNLRKQTLAGQHVPRLQALLAQHASNREARLCLHFALAKEHEDLGEYPQAFTHYMQGNAAGRETIDYSPEQDAAIFTTMEHTFPEPTSFAHAEPSTEPIFVFGLPRSGTTLVERILSSHPDVHAAGELQNFGMAVRRAWNSSAPFWLDPDPAAHTRGLDWRRLGSDYLASTRPGTGHTPRFVDKFPFNFLYAGFIAHALPNAKLVCLRRDPLDTCLGNFRQLFAEKLPYYHHTFDLLDTGRYYILFDRLMAHWRKLLPGRILELRYEALVENQEAETRHLLEHCGLGWHDACLRFERNAAPVATASSLQVRQPMFRSSVGRWHHYEHELEPLRILLRAAGIESTV
- a CDS encoding tetratricopeptide repeat-containing sulfotransferase family protein, producing MIDSTRAYTKLVAAFNQNDWPRVQQRAAQLLTIAPNDARVHFMVGIACMQTQQVQQLQKALEHLLKATHLEPRRADYVAQYAKALAQTRRFREARLVADRAMTLSPNDAMTLDTLGMVYRHANALMQSANAFRRAVALSPEHAIARLNLAYALNALGDTEGAEQELEACIRLEPRHWYAHLLLAQLQRQTIEHNHIARLHELLQRHGDDPGAQLLLNIALGKECDDLADYPAAFKHYTLGKAAGRRMRPYAFARDEAMFDALIRAFPAADAETATGDPTREPIFIIGLPRTGTTLLDRILSSHPDVCSTGELQNFPTLLQRASGCPAALLGEADIAARTRHVDWQQLGAAYLASTRPVTGETPRFIDKMPHNFLYAGFIARALPNAKIVCLRRDPLDACIGNFRHLFEQTSGFYDYSFGLDDIGRYYIQFDRLLAHWRQVLPGRIHEVQYESLVENTEATARELLDFCELPWNDACLRSESNTTPVNTPNAWQVRVPIYRDAVGHWRHYETQLRDLRWLLAGAGIGKAE
- a CDS encoding UvrD-helicase domain-containing protein, with protein sequence MLNPQQLAAVEHCDTPLLVLAGAGSGKTSVITQKIAHLVQRRKLAASKIAAITFTNKAAREMRERVGKLVSSEDAAALTVCTFHALGLKFLQIEHARAGLRRGFSVLDADDSEGIVKELAPKGAKPDVLFGLRNLLGRAKNAGLTPEEALAAARSPRELEAATIYEMYQARLSAFNAVDFDDLIRLPLRILEADDDCRAAWRERLRYLLVDEYQDTNDAQYRLLKALTGERGRITCVGDDDQSIYAWRGANPENIDQLGRDWPNLRVIKLEQNYRCGKRILRAANALIANNPHAHEKKLWSEHPEGAPIRVLECKEAEHEAEKIASIAATLAEKHKARWHDIAILYRGNFQARPLEKALRLARIPYHLTGALSFLDRAEVKDVLCYLRLLTNPSDDAAFLRVVNVPKREIGATTLEKLGQFAQTKHCSLLEATRSDAVLRQLSPRPAAALAGFSELMDELRSAALHEGAADLVDRLLKRTGYAAQLAAATPDVSVRERKLGNLRELTDWFRAMQKGDSAGDLAAQLALLSHADRDDPGNAVRMMTLHAAKGLEFRFVFIVGCEDGTLPHDGAIDEGRIDEERRLMYVGITRAKELLTLSWSARTKRYGEVHSNQPSRFLHELPQGDLHWQGKDPEADKEMTRETAESHMARIKAMLAGA
- a CDS encoding thymidine kinase, whose product is MAKLYFYYSAMNAGKTTTLLQSAYNYHERGMRTLILKPDIDTREHDRPPSGPAGHLPPQAGEGKQTQPAAADTTMVASRIGLKANARRFAGEENLFALVEADIAAHGTLNCVFVDEAQFLARAQVWQLSDVVDKLRVPVLAYGLRTDFRGELFEGSRYLLAWADELQEIKTICHTGSKATMVVRVDEQGRAVTDGPQVEIGGNDRYVSVSRAEFKKITEGHGRIELQQSVLPLQNPRPADFENK
- a CDS encoding polysaccharide deacetylase family protein, with translation MLNHAGHRETPFGLRGHLGRLCHHAGLLRLLQQARRCLYRDLRLLAYHRVLTVAPDRFDFDLGLVSASAECFRQQMQLLKRRFRPMSLGQVVAAIDAGERLPPDAVVVTFDDGYDDNYHHAFPVLRELEIPAAFFVSTGHIDSGRPFAYDWLVHMILRAPVGELALPELDLARSMPTDRAARRDLAQHVLDRLKDLDDDHQMALIARLEQAWDLPSAAGHADCRPMSWAQLREMHAAGCEIGSHGVHHRMLAKLPQPALEAELRDSRATLERELGAPVTLLSYPVGGDASFDARVVEAAMAAGYRAACSYICGTNPAHAIDRYALRRLPVEREMDGGWFAAMLTLPKLVSYPTVSRVS